The Coccidioides posadasii str. Silveira chromosome 2, complete sequence genomic interval CGGTCCCTTGGAGCAACAGTCGTTATTACCGAGTCAGagcttctttcttcttctaaGCTGCGTGAGATAACCCAAGAGGTAACCCGGAAGGGTAAGGAGCCTATCCGTCTCGCGTTGAACTGCGTAGGGGGTGATGGTGCCACCGCTCTTGCTAAAGTCCTAGCGCCAAACTCGCGAGTTGTCACATATGGCGCGATGGCAAAGAAACCTCTCAGCCTTCCTTCCGGCCTTTTGATCTTCAAGAACATCAACTTCCAGGGCTTCTGGGTGTCGCAATGGGGAAATCAAAACCCTACGTTGAAAGAGAATACGATTAGAGATATCCTTCGGATGACTCGAGACGGGAAATTCAAGGATATTCCTGTCCAGGAGATCAAGTGGACGCGAGACACGAAGGGAGAAGATTTAGCGCAAGAGGTCCAGGGAACTTTGACTGGGTTTAGAAGTGGGAAGGGAGTGCTTGTGTATGAGGGAGACTAGAAGGCGAATCTATATCTTTTAATTGTTGTTGGTCCATGTAAATTACAGGTATCATAGCTGCATGGAATGGGTCATATCGGGTCCCGATGTAATTTCGAATATGAACGTCGTTACTACGTGTTAAGGAGCCAAATATTGTCTTTGCATTTAGCCGCTGTTCTAAATTCTAAGAATAACCTAGCATTGGGATGCATCTGGTCTATTACCACTGGTGTAACTAAAATAAACTGGGCGAGGCGTCTGAAAAGCAGAACGAGTGGCTACGAACATCTAAGGCTGAATAGAGTGGCGTCGTAATGTCAGCATCATCCTTCACACTTCCAATTGTGCTCGACCCAGTCAACAATAATCGATCTTAAGCTCGAGCCAGGTTTATATTCCGCCGTGTCCCTCTTGACATCAAAATCTAACCCGACAAATTTGGCTGCTACATCGATAAACGGCTCGATGAACTCCAAGTATATTAGATCCACGGTATCGGGCTTCACAGTACGCTTCTCTTCCTTTACCACGGGAATGAACGCTTGTATACAATTCGGCAAGCGGTAGAAAGATATTGGAGAATGTATTGTGTCGTCTCCATCATTTCCGGCGGCGTCCTCAGTTGTGTAACCGGGTATTAAATCCATTTCATGAGATGAAAAGTCTGAAACTTCAAAAGGGACCTGATTATGTTGTAATGGACTTTTAATGTCACCGGAAGTAGCCAATTGTTCAGGTGAAACGAGTAAAGCTGAGGATGGAACGCCTGGTTGTTGAGAGAAAATGCGCGGTGCCTTATTCAAGACTTCTAAGATTTTGATAGATTTGTCATAAGGCACATTTTTGGTGAAGCGAAAACCCCCTGTAAAAGGTGATAGATTGTAGGCTGACTCTTCGGTGACTCTCCCCTTAAACAAGTCGAACCGAATGGCTCCAGTGTTCAGAATGGCCATTGCTGGTCTGTCGCCACGGAGAGTGTCCGGGAGTACTTTCTCCTCTAGCCATGTGTATATACTGCTTTGCGAAGGATACTTAGCTCGAGACATCCACAGATTTTCGGGGCTGCAGCCGTAGATCCTGTCAAGGTCGAGAGCACGGCGGGCTTTCAAGATCATTTCAGAGACGGCATTTCCCTTTTCCGTGGGAAAAGTCGTTTCGTTATGGCTCGAGTGATAGTGGAATGACCAAAGATTGTTATCTATATATCTTCGGTTGAATGATAAAGATTCAGAAGACTTTTTGCCTCCAGCCGAGAGACCGCTGATTGACATGAAGCCGATTGTTTCCATGAAGCGACCACTCGCTAAGCCGTACGATTTTTCATCGTATTTGACATAATCTCGAATGTGGAAGTGTCCTCCGAAAAATTGAATTGGTACATCCCAGTTAGCACCTCGAATTGCTTTAAAAATGGTGTCGTATTCCTTTGACTGAACGGGGACATGTCCGATGACTAGAAAGAGATCTACCTCTTTATCCTGGATGGCTTCATGGAACCATTCCTGTTTGACGGTCTCTTCCACAGGCTGCACAACGGTATTGTTAAAATTATCTTTGAAATTGAAAAGGAATCCAAATGCTACAATTCGGATTCCTTGTATTTGTGTGGTGAACTTCTTGAACCTGGGAGCCAATGGTACAATATCACCCGTCCTTGGATCAATTATGTCGATATTTGAGGAGATGTAGTGTCCTTTAAAATTGGGAACGGTGATGAAGTATTCGTCCTCGGAGGACTGTCGTTTGTAGAGTTCGTGGTTCCCAGAAC includes:
- a CDS encoding uncharacterized protein (SECRETED:SignalP(1-18)~EggNog:ENOG410PHZS~COG:F~BUSCO:3919at33183), which produces MLKSLTAVLVGLAGSVLGTQPNAPDPIPAPLRDLTWGQLNFLHTTDTHGWLAGHLNEAQYGADWGDYVSFAAHMRKKAEAAGTDLLLIDTGDRIEGNGLYDASDPKGRYTADIFKSQDIDVLCSGNHELYKRQSSEDEYFITVPNFKGHYISSNIDIIDPRTGDIVPLAPRFKKFTTQIQGIRIVAFGFLFNFKDNFNNTVVQPVEETVKQEWFHEAIQDKEVDLFLVIGHVPVQSKEYDTIFKAIRGANWDVPIQFFGGHFHIRDYVKYDEKSYGLASGRFMETIGFMSISGLSAGGKKSSESLSFNRRYIDNNLWSFHYHSSHNETTFPTEKGNAVSEMILKARRALDLDRIYGCSPENLWMSRAKYPSQSSIYTWLEEKVLPDTLRGDRPAMAILNTGAIRFDLFKGRVTEESAYNLSPFTGGFRFTKNVPYDKSIKILEVLNKAPRIFSQQPGVPSSALLVSPEQLATSGDIKSPLQHNQVPFEVSDFSSHEMDLIPGYTTEDAAGNDGDDTIHSPISFYRLPNCIQAFIPVVKEEKRTVKPDTVDLIYLEFIEPFIDVAAKFVGLDFDVKRDTAEYKPGSSLRSIIVDWVEHNWKCEG